In a single window of the Verrucomicrobiota bacterium genome:
- a CDS encoding Rieske 2Fe-2S domain-containing protein, whose protein sequence is MSEAPPMEQETQAYDDAMFEFSQGNYDRAIELLSDILRGDPAHFDAQLSLGMAYCRKGDFARAIEEGHVAERMRPNEQLVHTNLSLFYMRAGDKKTAEHHGLQARIASWKGNMAPPTPPPAAGSVEQELQWAKPSPAPMAIPEKFPDMPWRKQARVGAPGPGAAAEGWTMVEGAESMAEGAGRTFIVAGLEIALYRVGDRYYAVDDRCPHREASLGAGYQERGQLYCPMHGWKFDLATGAGLTNPERPVRTHSTEMRNGKVWVRVSPRL, encoded by the coding sequence GTGAGTGAAGCGCCGCCCATGGAACAGGAAACCCAGGCTTACGACGACGCGATGTTCGAGTTCTCGCAAGGGAACTACGACCGGGCCATCGAGCTGCTGTCGGACATTCTCCGAGGGGATCCGGCCCATTTCGACGCACAATTATCCCTGGGCATGGCGTATTGCCGGAAGGGTGATTTTGCGAGAGCCATCGAGGAAGGGCACGTCGCGGAACGGATGCGTCCGAACGAACAACTGGTGCACACCAATCTCTCCCTTTTCTACATGCGCGCGGGCGACAAGAAGACGGCGGAGCACCACGGGTTGCAGGCTCGCATCGCGTCGTGGAAAGGCAACATGGCTCCGCCTACGCCCCCACCGGCGGCCGGCTCCGTGGAACAAGAACTGCAATGGGCGAAACCTTCCCCGGCGCCGATGGCCATCCCCGAGAAGTTTCCGGACATGCCCTGGAGAAAGCAGGCGCGGGTGGGAGCGCCTGGACCCGGGGCGGCGGCAGAAGGCTGGACGATGGTGGAGGGGGCGGAGTCCATGGCGGAAGGGGCGGGCCGGACGTTCATTGTTGCGGGCTTGGAGATCGCCCTTTACCGGGTGGGGGATCGCTATTACGCGGTCGATGATCGGTGTCCGCATCGCGAGGCTTCATTGGGCGCGGGTTATCAGGAGCGGGGCCAATTGTATTGCCCGATGCACGGATGGAAATTCGACCTGGCGACCGGGGCCGGGTTGACGAATCCCGAGCGGCCCGTGCGCACGCATTCCACGGAGATGCGGAACGGAAAAGTTTGGGTTCGAGTTTCCCCTCGATTGTGA